The DNA window TCCGACGCGCTCGTGGAGGAGCTTGGCGCTTCTCGCGAGGTGTGGCGCCTGGGCGCGTTGCCGCCGGGGCCTTCCTTGATGATGCTCGGTGAGCTCGCGCAGCAGACCGCCGAGGGGCGGACGCATCTGGGCCTGGACGAGGTCGCGCTCGTGTTCGCGGCCCGCTTCGTGGGAACGGTCTCCGGGACGCGTGGGTCGTCGCCACGCATGCACGCGAAGAACCGCCGGCGTGCGGTCGAGGCCGCGCTCCTCCTGGAGGAGCAGGCGGACGAACCGCTGACGCTGGAGGGCGTGGCGGCGGAGCTCGACTTGAGCCCGTTCCACTTCCTGCGCATCTTCCGCGAAGTGTTGGGCGTCACGCCCCATCAGTACCTGGTGCGCCTGCGCCTGCGTCAGGCCGCGCGCCTGCTCGCGACGGATGTGCCCATCGCGCGCATCGCCTTCGACGTGGGCTTCGGAGACCTCTCGAACTTCGTGCGCACGTTTCGTCGCGCGGCGGGGGTGTCGCCGAGCGCGTTCCGGAAGGCGTCGCGCGGAGACCGCAAGATTCTCCAAGAGAAGATGCGGAGCAGCTCCTAAGGAAGGTGGTCACGGCGAGCCCGCGAGCGTGGGCGGCCGGCTGTCCCTGTATTGCCGCAGGGCCCCACTTCACAGGAGCACACCACATGGCTTCCCTCCGCAAGGACATCACGACGCGCGCCACCCCCGAGAAAGTGTGGGACGCCATCCGGGACATTGGAGCCCTCCACACCCGGCTGGTTCCCGGGTTCGTGGTCGACACGCGACTTGAGCCGGGCGCCCGCGTGGTCACCTTCTCCAACGGCATGGTGGTTCGTGAGCCCATCGTCTCGGTCAGCGACGAGGAGCGGCGGCTCGTGTGGGGCGCGGAAGGCGGGTCGATGACCCACTACAACGGCGCGGTCCAGGTCTTCGCGGAGGGCGCGGGGAGCCGAGTCGTCTGGACCGCCGACTTCCTGCCTCACGAGGCCCGCACGTTCATGGCCCCGATGTTGGAGGCGGGCATGGCCGCGATGCAGAAGGCGCTCGACGGCATCGCGGGCTGAATGAAGCGAAGGCCCACGGATGGAATGTCCGTGGGCCCTCTCCGGGACGAAGCCTCAGGGCTTGCCGAGGCTCGTCCAGGTGTTGGTCGCGGGGTTGTAGCGCTCGATGGTGTCGTCATTGTTCAGCGCGAGCAGGTAGCCGTTCGAGCTGAAGATCTTGGCCGCGGGGCCGTGGATGGAGTTCCACACCGTGCCGTTGTACTTCATGATGAACGAGCCATCCGGGCGCAGGCCGTAGACGTCGCTGCCCACCGCGACGAAGCTCCTGCCAGAGCCGCCGATGGTGGTCCACGTCGAGCCGCCGTCATGGCGCTGGATGGCGTCCTTGGTGTTGGTGAGCCGGTACATGCTGGTGCCACCGCCGATGAGCTCGCTCGCGCCGCCGCCGACGACGGACCAGGATGCGCCCGAGCCGCTCCAGCGCGCGGTGTAGTCATCCTGCCAGGAGCCAATGCCATACACGGCGGAGGTGGTCGCGGCGAAGCGGGAACCGGGGCCGCCGATGGTGGTCCACACGTTCGTGGCCGCGTTGTACCGGACGACGTTGCCGGAGGTCGGGTCGGTGCCGCAGAGAGTCCCCGCGCACGGGAAGATCTGCCCGGTGGGACCGCCGATGGTCGTCCAGCTGGCGCCCAGGAACTTCACCGGCGGGCCGCGGCCCGGAACCTGTCCATAGAGCGTGTCACCCACGGCGACGAAGGCCTGGCCCGGGCCGCCCACCACCGTCCAGCCGAGCGCATCGCGCCGGTAGATGTCCCCGGTGGAGCGCTTGCGCGCGAACACGGTGCCGCTGGCGGTGCTGAGCACCTGGGTGGGCGCCTCATAGAGTGACTGGCTGCCTTCGACGTCCCACTGCGCGATGAAGTTCAGCTTGCGCGCGGGGTCGAGCCACCCCGGCTGGGAGGGGTAGTGCATGGCGCCGCGCCCGTCGTAGCAGGTGAGCGGACGGTACGTGCCGGTGGTCACCATGCCGCAGCCCGCGGCGGTGTCGTGCTCGTGCACGAAGCCCAGGGCGTGGCCGAACTCGTGCGTGAGCACCGCGATGAGCTCGGCGTCGGTCCACGTGGAGGTGGGCCCGAGCTCCAGGAAGCGCGTGGGGCGCGAGAAGGTCGGGAAGCCCATGCCGGCGGAGAGGCCGGTGAAGCTGAAGTTGCGCTCGACGTTGTACTTGACGGTGTTGTTGCTGCGGTTGCAGGTGGCGGAGTCCTGCGCCACGACATGCACGAAGCGCACGTTGGCGGCGGCCTCCCAGCCGGAGGCCGCGCGGTGCATGAACTCGACCAGGCGGTTGTAGTCCGCGCCGAAGTCGCCGGGGCGGATGCAGTAGGTGATGTTCCAGCGGTCCGTGCGGTTCCACGCGGACTCGACGCCACCCGGGCGCCACACGGAGAGCGCGCCGGGGTTCCCGGTGAAGCTCTCCCAGTACTCGCGGATGGAGGCGAGGTCCAGCATGCGCATGTCACCCTCGACCAGGAAGTGTCCTTCCGGCGTGGGGACGACGTGCTTCGCGCGCCACTCCTCGAAGGCGGCCGCGCTGCTCTCCGGGGTGGTGGTGAGGTCATCCTGGCTGGCTTCAGGGGCCTCGGGGCCGCAGCCTCCCAGCAGCAATCCCAGTGAAGCCAGGCCAATCGCTGGCAGCCGCCAGCCGTACCGCGGAGTGTGAGTCCTGCTCGTCATATGCGTTCCCCCTGCGCAGCGAGGCCATGCCTCGGCGCCCGTGCTGTGATGTCGTTTCGTCTCAATTCGGACGACGACTTCAAAACGGGGTTGGCGCGAAACCTTCTCTAGATGACAGCGACATCCGCTTGCAGATGAAGTCCAGACGCGGAAGGATTCTTGGAGCATCAACATCACGCCACCCGAGGAAGCCCATTGAGCACGCAGGAAAGGCTGAAGGGGACGGTGTTCGCGTCGGGGACACGGACGCTCTATGTCGGTCCGCTGGTGGCCACGGAGCGGCACTCTCACCACGCGGCCCAGATGGTCATCGCGCCGGAAGGGGTGGACCTCGAGGATGGCGCCCACCAGCGTCTTCGCGTCCGCGCGGCGGTCATTCCCCCGCACATGCCCCATGGACATGGTGCGTGCGAGCATGGGGCGCTCTTGTTCCTGGATGGGGACGACCTGTCGAGCCGCGCGCTCGCTCGAAGTGCCGATCCTCGGTGCGAGACGTGGGAGCGCCGCTCGGTCGACGTGGAGGTTCCTCGAAGCCCGACGCCGGCGCAGGCGCAGGCCCTCATCGTGTCTGTCCTCTCCGCCCTCGACCTCTGTCAGCCCCCGGGGCCGCGACATCCGGCGACGCGGAGGATGGGGGCCGCGCTCGACAGCTCGGAGCCTGTCGACCTCGCGAGCCTCGCTCTCGAAGCGGGGCTCTCTCCCCGGCAGATGCGCCACGCGTTCGCGCGGGACTTCGGGCTCCCGATGCGTGCGTATGTGAGGTGGAGGCGACTGCGCCGCGCCATCGCCGCGGTGGAGGAGGGGGCGAGCCTGAGCGCCGCCGCTGTCTCTGCCGGGTTCGCGGACAGCGCCCACCTGACCCGCGTCTTCCGCGAGCAGTTCGGCATGACGCCCTCTCAGGGGCTCAGCTCGGTCTCGTGGCGGACGCTCGACTGACGAGGAACTCGGGGACGCCATCCCTCCGGCGCGGCATCCCGGTCTGGAACATGACGGCGTCCACGTTTCCCCGATGATGGGTCGTGTGGACGACGACGTGGAGGAGCATCGCCGCGGCGGTCATCGTCACGACCTTCCCATCGGTGAAGCGCACGTCGCGAGGCCGCTCGAGTTCCTCCGGCCGGAGTGACGCCGTGGTCTCCACATACCAGCGGTCCATGAGCTCGAACTCGAGGTCCAGCTCCTGGAAGGAGGGGATGACCGCCCGCTGGGGGGCCGCGAAGCCGTGCGAGACGCCTTGCAGATGGGCCTGGAAGACGCATCTGACGACGTGGATGTGGTCGAGGGCCCGGAGAATCAGGTCCGCGCCCGGCTGCGACTCGAAGGCGTCCACGGAGCGAAGGGCGGAGAAGAGCTGCCGGTTGGCCCACGCGGAGTGGGTGACGAGCAATTCGAGAGGCGTTGAAGAGAGGGACACAGCCGAGGACTCCGTCGAGGCGTGAAGGTTCATGCCCCGGAAGATAGGGAGCGCTCGGATGGGGCGCTTGAACGCAACGGCGGACCCGAGGCCTTGTGGTGGAGAGACCTCTGGCCGTGATGCCGAGAGATGTCGAGTCCCTGGAGTTCATCAGGGGCATCGCCTGCGTGAGGCACGAAGGCTGGGCCGCCGCGGTTTCGGGCGGCCCCTTGACGACGGGAGGCCAAGACCTCGCTGTGTCGCGGCTCAGCGCGCCTGGGAGATGCGGTTCTTGCTGCCGGTGTTGCTGATGCGCGGCTTCTTGCCCTTCTCCGCGCCGTACTTCCAGGTGACGCTGTTGCCACTGCCGGTCGTCTCGATGCGGCGGACGGTGTGGGCCGTGACGGTGTTGTTGCTCCCTGTCACCTCGATGGCTTCGCAGGCCCCCATCAGGGTGACCTTGTTGCTGGAGCCGACGATCTCCACCGTGCCCCCGTCATCACAGTCGTGCGTCACGGTGCGGCCGGAGTCCACCAGCTCGAGCGAACCGCCGCGCCGCGACGTCGTGTCCGACTCGTCGCGGTCATCGTCGTGTGCCGCTGAGCCGTCGGCTTCGATGTCGACGCCTCCGCCCGTGCGGACCCGCGCCGTTCCGCCGCGTGTCTCGATGGTGGCGCCCGGCGCCTTCACCCTGACGCTGCCGTCCTTGCCGACCTGGACCGAAGCGGCCTCGTCGTCATCCTGGGCGCTGGCCGTCATCGACCCCAGGACACACGCGATGACGACGAAGGCCTTCGACTTGAATGAGTTGCGCATTGCAGAGGGCTCCTTGAGTGGCTGGACGTGCAATGTACGCAACGACAGTGCGGAGATTCAAAGCTCACGCGACATATCGCGCGAGGCCACCGGCAATGCTACGGCCTCGGAGGACCCTGCTGCGGGGCCCGTGGACGCAGGGTGCGTTGACAAGCCCCGGTCTTCCTCAAGGGAGGATGCGCATCCTCACGAGCCTGTCGCCGGGAGCGGCGCCTGCTCCGGCTCCCCCGGTTGGAGCAGGTGGATGCGCGTGCCCGCCGTGCCCACCGCGAGACCCGGCTTGAGGACCTGCTGGGTGTCGTAGTGCCCGCCGTTCTGTCGCCGGAACGGAATGGGGGCATCCGTGAACAAGCCCTCCAGGCGCGCCTTGTAGTCCGCCGCCACGGCCGGCCATTGCTCGGGCGTGAGCCGGTCGGACATGTAGAGGCTGAAGGGCGGGAGCGCCTCCATCCCGGGGTAGTAGATGATGCCGTGCTGGATGGGGAAGAGCAGGTCGTCGAGCGCCCCGTTGACGCCGCGGTCGGTGTAGTGCGGCGGTCGGCCCCCGATGGTGACGGAGAGCATGGCCCGCCGCCCCGTGAGCGTGCCTTCTCCGTAGCGGTCTCCCCACCGCTCGCCGCCGTGGGCGCCCACGCCGTAGGCGAACCCGTAGGCGAAGACCCGGTCGACCCAGCCCTTCAGGATGGCCGGCATCGAGAACCACCACATCGGGAACTGGAAGATGACGGCCTGGGCCCAGAGCAACTTCTCCTGCTCGGCCACGACGTCCGCGCTCTGCGTGCCCCCCGCGAAGGCGTGCTTGGAGGCTCGGGCGTAGGCCAGCCGCTCCCCCTCGGGATGCTTCAGGAAGTCGCCCGCGTCGGCCGTGGCCTTCCAGTTCATCGCGTACAGGTCCGAGACACGAACCTCATGCCCGAGCGAGGTGAGGTGGCTCACCGCCAGGTCTTTCAGCGCGCCATTGAGCGAGCGGGGCTCGGGGTGGGCGTAGACAATCAGGACGTTCATGGGACGTTCACCTTGGACACGTGCGCGGCCACGTTGGAACTCCGGCCTTGGCCCCGGTTGCCGTGTCTGCATGGCGTAGACCTACGATTCAGGTTATTTCTTCGCAAGTACGCACAAATTTGGTCAGTACGCACAAAAAGGGAACCATGACTCGCAAGCGCGACGACGACTCGAAGACGAACTGCCCGGTGGAGTCCGCCCTGGGAGTCCTCGGTGGGCGCTGGAAGGGCGTGGTGCTCTACTGGCTACTGAAGGGCACGCACCGCTTCGGCGAGCTGCGCAAGCGGCTGCCGAACTGCAGCCCGCGCATGCTCACGCTCCAGTTGCGGGAGCTGGAGGAGGACGGGCTCGTCAAGCGCACCGTCTACCCGGAAGTTCCGCCGCGTGTGGAGTATGAGCTCTCCCCCTTCGGGCGCTCCCTGGAGCCGGTGCTCCGGGGCCTCCACGACTGGGGGGACAAGTACAAGAACCGCCTGCGGCGCGGGGTGTGAGGTTAGCGGGCGGCGCGCTCGAAGCTCTCGCGCGCGAGCTCGATTTCCGGCCGGTGGTGATGAGCCCAGAGGGCGAGGGTGCTGACGGGCTCTATCCGACACAGTCCTCGTAGCTCAGGGTCATCTTTCCGTTACCTGGTGACTTCAAGGTGCCTCCTTGGCCGGCACCCGACGGTATGCGACAGAGCCTGAGTCCGGCACGCATTGGAAACCAGCGATGCCAGGGGGAAGGCCATGACGACTCGGGCTGTCGGCGGCGAGAAGCCGTCCAAGGCGCTCTTGGTGGGCTTGTGGAGCGTCCAGGTGTTGCTGTCCCTGCTCTTCGTGGGCACGGGGCTCTGGAAGCTCTTCACACCCGTGCCGCAGCTCGCCGCGATGATTCCCTGGGCGGGACAGGTGCCAGGGGTGTTCCTCACCCTGACAGCGGTGGTGGACCTGCTGGGAGGGCTTGGTGTCCTGCTGCCCTCGCTCACCGGCATCCGTCCGAGGCTGACCGCCTGGGCCGCGCTGGGCTGTGCGCTGCTCCAGGTCAGCGCCATCGTCTTCCACGTCTCACGCGGTGAGGCGGCGAGCACGCCGTTCAATGTCCTACTTATCGCTCTCTCGCTCTTCGTCTTCTGGGGGCGTCGCTCCGGGTGAGCGGGGGGGCCGTCGGAATTTCCATTGCGGACGCGAAGGGTGGGCCGTAGGTTTCGCGAAAGTATATGGGTTCCCATATAAATCGAACCGAGGGTGCCTCGCGGGATGGCGGGGTGCGCGAGGTCATGGATGGCATCCGCCGGATTGTGCGGTTGCTGAGGGTCTCCGCGAAGGCCTCCGAGCGGGTGGTAGGCATCAGCGGGGCGCAGTTGTTCGTTCTCCAGCAGTTGGCGGAAGGGGGGCCCTGCTCCATCAACGCGCTGGCGGAGCGGACGCTCACGCACCAGAGCAGTGTGTCCGTGGTGGTGGCGCGCCTGCTGGAGCGAGGGCTGGCCACGCGCCGCGCCTCCGAGGAGGACGGTCGTCGCGTGGAGGTGGCGCTGACTCCCGCTGGGAGGGCGCTGCTGCGCGATGCCCCCGCCATGGCGCAGGCCCGGCTCATCTCGGGACTGCGGCGGCTGGCGCCGACCGAGCGTGACGGGCTGGCGCATGGGCTGTCCGCCCTGGTGCGCGAGCTGGGGCTCGATGGGAAGGAAGCGACGTTGTTCTTCGAGGACGAGCCCGCGATGCGCCGAACGGCGCGCGCGAAGCCGAAGTCTTCGTCTCGGAAGAAGAAGGGGGGAGTGGATGGAGCGGCCTGAGGGAAGTCGGGTCGAGGCGGGGCAGGGCGAGGTGGGCCGGGCACAGTTGCCCGTGGCGCCGTCGATGGGTCCCACGTTGGCTGGAGTGCGCGCGCCCACGGTGATGGACCCGGTGGACAAGCGCGTGGTCTTCATCAGCGCGCTCGCGGTGGTGTTGGCGCTGGCTGCGGGGCTGGTGGCGCAGGGGCTGGGCCAGCTCATCCACCTCATCACGAACATCGCGTTCTTCGGCCGCTTCTCCACGGCGGATGTCGCGCCGGGGGAGCACACGCTGGGGCCGTGGGTCATCGGGGTGCCCGTGGTGGGGGCGCTCATCGTCGGGGTGATGGCGCGCTATGGCTCGCGGGCCATCCGAGGCCACGGCATTCCGGAGGCGATGGAGCGGGTGCTCTACAACCAGAGCCGGATTCCTCCGAGGATGACGTTCCTCAAGCCGCTCTCGGCGGCGGTGGCGATTGGAACGGGAGGTCCGTTCGGCGCGGAGGGCCCCATCATCGCCACGGGTGGCGCGCTGGGGTCGCTGCTGGGTCAGGTGCTGCGTGTCACCGCGGATGAGCGCAAGGCGCTGCTGGCCGCGGGCGCCGCGGCGGGCATGGCGGCCACCTTTGGTGCGCCCGTCTCCGCCGTGCTGCTGGCGGTGGAGCTGCTGCTGTTCGAGTACCGCCCGCGCTCGGTCATCCCCGTGGCGCTGGCGACGGCCACGGCGACAGGGGTGCGGCTGGCCTTCGAGGGGGGCGCGCCCGCCTTCGCGATGCCAGAGCTGACGGTGCCTGGTGGAGCCGCGCTGGCCTTCTACATCGTGCTGGGGGGCGTGGTGGGCGTGGCCTCCATGCTGGCCACGCGGGCCGTGTATGCCATCGAGGACGCGTTCGAGAAGCTGCCGGTGCACTGGATGTGGTGGCCCGCGCTCGGGGGGCTGGTGGTGGGGGTGGTGGGGTGGCTGTCGCCGCGCACGTTCGGCGTGGGCTACACCAACATCGAGGACATCCTCTCGGGCCGCTTCGTGGGCACGGCGATGCTCGTGTTCTGTGTGATGAAGTTCATCTCGTGGTCGGTGGCGCTGGGCAGTGGCACCTCGGGTGGGACGCTGGCGCCGTTGTTCACCCTGGGCGGCGGGCTGGGCTCGGGGCTGGGGCTCCTGGCGACGACGCTGGCGCCGGGGCTGGGCGTGGATATCCGCATGGCGGCGCTGGTGGGCATGGCGGCCATCTTCGCGGGGGCCTCGCGTGCGTTGCTGGCCTCGGTGGTGTTCGCGTTCGAGACGACGCGGCAGCCCCTGGGGCTCCTGCCCCTGCTGGGCGGATGCGCCGCGGCCTACCTGGTGTCCTCGCTGTTGATGCGGCACTCCATCATGACGGAGAAGCTGGCGCGGCGTGGCGGGCGGGTCCTCACCGAGTACGGCGTGGATGCGCTGGGACAGGTGCTCGTGCGCGACGTGGGGCTCAAGGCCGTGGTGACGCTGGACGCGGACCGGCCGCTGGAGGCTGTGCGCACGTGGCTCGGCTCGAGTGATGAAGGGGCTCGGCACCAGGGCTTCCCGGTGGTGTCCGCTGGCGCGCTGCTCGGGGTCGTCACACGTCGGGACTTGCTGGACGGGCGCGAGGTCGAGGGACGGCGCGTGCGCGATGTTGTGCGGCGTTCTCCCGCGGTGGCGTACGACGACAGCTCGCTGCGCGAGGCCGCGGACCTCATGGTGGAGGAGGGCGTGGGGCGGCTGCCGGTGGTGCGGCGTGAGGCGCCTTCCCACGTGGTGGGCATCATCACCCGCAGCGACCTGCTGGGCGCTCATCGGCGGCGGCTTGACGACTCGCGGCGCAGGGAGCGCGGGCTGGGCGTGCCGCTTCCGGCCCAGGGCGCCTGAGTCCCTGCGTGACATGGGCAGCGCATCGAGGCGCTGGGGCTCTGGAGTGAGCCTGGCCAGGTGATGCATTGTCCCAGGGCGCGTCGTGGCTGCCTTCGCCGGGGGACGCGGGTGTCATTCCAGAGGAGACACTCCAGCGCCTTGGCGCCGGCGACCGTCAAGACTCCGAGCCTCCGGACGAACTTGACGGCCGCCTCCTTGTCCATGGGCTGGCGCGAGTCCCCGCCCTTGTCGATGCGCTCCTCGGCGGAACCCGCGAGCCCCTGTCCTACTGGCGGGCGACGCGCTTGAGCCGGAAGGGAGTCCCCGACTCGCTCATGGTGAAGTAGCCCGAGCCATTCGGCTCGTATTCGATGGCTTCGCCCTGTCCCTCCACCGTGTCCGTGAGGGCGACGGGGGTGGCCGCGAAGGCTGTCTCGAAGGCCGCGCCCGGCGCCGCGCGGAACTCATACACCCGCCGGTACGTGCGCAGGATGAAGCGCTCGGCGCACGGGTGGATGGCCGCGGCCGTGGTGTACGAGTAGTTGGCGTCGTTCGGCTGCGTGGGCAACTGGAGGTTGGACACGAAGAGGAGCGTGGACGTGACGCCCGGAGCCGGCAGCGGCTTGGGCATCTTGTACACCTTGCTCAAGCCCGTGCCGGACTTGGTGATGACGTAGATGTCCGCGGTGACGGGGTGGACCATGATGGCCTCGGCGTCCTTGGCTCCGTCCGGATAGACGAAGGGGAACTGCTCGGCCGTCAGCGTGCCGCTCGTCTGGCCCGCGCCGATGTTCGGCTCGGGGATGCGGTAGACGTAGAACGTGTTCGGCGGAACGGGCAGGCTGGCGCTGTTCCGGCCGATATCGCCCATGTAGATGCACGAGCCCGTGGGGCAGGGGCCCGTGGCGATGTCTTCCCAATCCTGGGGCGTCACACCGTCCACCGTGAACGAGCCCAGCGTGCCCACGGTGGTGGAGCTGATGGCGACGATGTCGTTGACGTCCTCGTTGTGCACGTAGATGGCGCCCGGGGTGACGCGGCTGGCGGCGATGCCGGACGGCTCGATGATGCGCGGCGCGGACACCGAGCCCACCAGGGTCCAGGTGGGCGCGAAGGTGTCACCCGCCGAGCACGTGGGCGCGTCCGCGGCCCGCAGTGCCACGACCTGGGCGATGTTGGTGTTGGGCAGCGTGGACACGCCGTTGAAGGCGGGCTGGAGCCCCGGCGCGCCGAGGTCCTTCCATGCGAGGTCGAAGAGGATGCCTGTGCTCGATGACAGCAGGCACTCGTCGAAGGCCTCCGTGAAGCCCGTGGGCGGCGTCAGCGGGGCCGTGGGGCACGTGGAGCCTGCCCAGAGCTGTGAGCCGAACCACACCGCCAGCCCGTTCGCGGACGTGGTGGTGATGGCCGGTGTGTCCATCGTGGCCAGGTTGCCGTTCTTCTGGCCGCTCTGCGCGTCGATGGGATTGGTCGGGTGCGCGCCGGAGAACGCCGACAGGCTGGCCGCCATGTAGTTGGCCGCGTCGATGGCGAACACGTAGCTGGCCGGCTCGGAAGCCCCCGCCACCTTGTAGAAGATCCACGCCTTGATTTGCGACGCGCTCTGGTCCGAGCGCAGCAGCGTCCACCCCGCGGGCGCCGTCGCCACCGCCGCCACGTTGTTGCGATTGATGATGCGCGCCAGCAGCACGTCACCCGCCACCGTGCCCGCGGGCTTCGCGAGCGTCAGTGACGACACGGTCTTTCCCGTGGCCGTCGTGCTCGCGCGCAGGCTCACCGTCGACAGCGACTGCCGCGTGGCCTCCATGGCGGGCGCGGACTCGGAGGTCGTCTCGGGCGCGCCTGGCCCGCATCCCCCGAGTGCCAGCAGAGAGACTGAAACCACCCATCGCGAAACACCCTGGCTGAAGACCTTCAATGACATTCCAATCTCCCGTTGCAAAGCGCGTCGAGCCTGACTCGCATGTGACTGCTATCTCAGGAATAGGGAAAAGAAGAAAAGAGAGGATTCTGGAATGCAGATGTTTCACGCCCAGGCGTCAGTCATTGCTGAAAACTTCCGTGAACAGCACCCATGCAGCGCACACAGAGCCCCTCTGGATGACGCCTGACGGCCCACCGGGCGATGTCGCGGACCCGCGTTCAGACGCGGAGGGCTCCCCAGGGCTGGGCCCTGTCGAGCAGTCTCACCCGAATGTTATGGTGGGGGCATGGAGACGCTTGGGGATTGGTTCAAGGTTCTTTGGCCGTTTGCCGCGCTGATCGCACTTCTTGTTGTCTCGAACGTCCGCGAGCTGCGGCAGGCCGACAAGCTGTACCAGTCCATCGAGCAAGGCTTGCTGGATGAGGTCAAAGCCATGCTCGCGAAGCATTCCTTCCCGAGCCGGCGAACAGATGTTGTCGCGAAGTCCATCGTGAGGGCTGTTGAAGCAAGACAGCCCGCCATTCTCGAGTTCCTGCTGAGCACGGACCTGAAGCTGCACACGTGGAGCCAGAAGCTGGGTTCATTTCTCTACGAGCAGTCGCTGAAGGGAGGCTGGAGGGGCACCCTTCTCTGGCGGAGCCAGCAGGGGTACCCGTTCGTGCCTTGGCGGGACTTGAGCGAAAAAGACAAAGCCCGTCTCAGGAACAAAGCGTCCCGGGCCAACCCGCTTGAGCCCGTGAAGGTCCAGCTCCGGCGCGACGTCGGCAAATGGACGGTCCCCTGAACGGTTCACGCGCGGTGTGGAAGCCGCGCTGAACGCGGTCCATGGAGTCGCTGAGGCCGGTGGCCTGGCGGCAGGGGCGCTCGCGGGAGGACAGCCCATTCTCGGGGCTCGGTCCGTATGCGATACGGAGCCACCTGCCGCCCATGCCCATTTCCATTCCATTTCCGCGGTTCCGGTCCCACTCCCTCTGGCCCCTGCTGGCGCTGACCGTGGCCTTGGGCTGCTCCCAGCCAGAGGCGCCGGCGACACCCCCTGTCACGACGCCCCCGACAGAGGCACCCGGGAGCGAGGCCCCGTTCGATGTGGGGGCCGTCGTCCGGCAGGTCCACTTCTCCTGGCGCGCCGACGCCGAGGGCTTCCGTGGAGGGCACTCGACCTATGCCGTCCGCGCGGACCGTGAAGGGCTGTCGCTCACGCCCTACCATCACGACCCTCGGAGTCTGGAGAAGGCGCGCTCCGCCGGCCCCGTCCAGAAGGGGACTCCCTTCCTCCTGGGGACTCCTCGGCTGACCCGAGGGGGGCGGAGTCTGACCGACGCACGCGCCGCCACCCGCACGGTGGAGTCGGATGGCCACCTGGCCCTCGCGCGGGGAGGGGTCACCGAGCACCTGCGCAACGGCGAGGAGGGCGTCGAGCAGTCCTGGACCTTCGAGAAGGCCCCCTCGGGCTCGGGGGAACTGCTGGTGGAAATCGAGGCGAGCGGCCTGGAGTTCGTGGACCGCTCTCCTGGCGGGCTGCACTTCGCGGACGCGGCGACGGGTCTGGGCTTCCGGTACGGCCACGCCACGTGGGTGGACGCGAGCGGGCGACGCACCTCCCTGGAGGCGCGCTTCCATGAGGGGCGAATCCAGCTCCGCGTTCCCGACGCGCTGCTGGAGGACTCCGCGTATCCCGCGGTGCTGGACCCCGTCATCGCGCCGGAGATGGGCCTGGGGCAGCCGGTGCTCGGCCCCCAGGTCTTGACCCAGTCCTCGCCCGTGGCGTCGGCCGTGGGGAGCACCTGGCTCGTGGTCTGGACGGACGCCTGGGCCGGCGGCTCCGGGCAGCTCACGGCCGCGCGGGTCTCCAGCGAGGGAACGCTGTTGGACCCCACGGGCATCGCCGTGAGGACGGCCGGTTCGACTCGCGCCTGGGTCAAGGTCTCCGGCTCCGCGACCGACTGGCTCATCGTGTGGCAGAGCGCCAACACGGACATCCAGGGGGCTCGCGTGTCCTCGGCCGGCGTGGTGCTGGATGCGACCGACATCACCCTCGTCTCGACGACGGATTATGAATACAAGCCCGCGGTGGCTTCGTCGGGCTCGGGGTGGTTCCTGGTCTGGGAGGTGCGGGCGCGTCTGGCTTCAACCGCGCTCATCAAAGGGCTTCGCCTGTCATCCACGGCTCAGCCGCTGGGCAATCCCATCTCACTGAACCTCTCGGGCCTCTGGGCCATCAACCCGCAGGTGTCATTCAATGGCTCGCGGTATCTCGTCGTCTGGCAGGCCCTCGAGTCCACGGGGTCGAACTTCGACATTCGAGGG is part of the Myxococcus landrumus genome and encodes:
- a CDS encoding helix-turn-helix transcriptional regulator, producing MRTTVLHRSRSLTVLDYRCDAKPGERAVEEQHAAFSVSYVRRGSFGYHSRGHAHELVAGATLVGHPGDTFRCTHEHHLAGDECLSFQLSDALVEELGASREVWRLGALPPGPSLMMLGELAQQTAEGRTHLGLDEVALVFAARFVGTVSGTRGSSPRMHAKNRRRAVEAALLLEEQADEPLTLEGVAAELDLSPFHFLRIFREVLGVTPHQYLVRLRLRQAARLLATDVPIARIAFDVGFGDLSNFVRTFRRAAGVSPSAFRKASRGDRKILQEKMRSSS
- a CDS encoding SRPBCC family protein, coding for MASLRKDITTRATPEKVWDAIRDIGALHTRLVPGFVVDTRLEPGARVVTFSNGMVVREPIVSVSDEERRLVWGAEGGSMTHYNGAVQVFAEGAGSRVVWTADFLPHEARTFMAPMLEAGMAAMQKALDGIAG
- a CDS encoding M57 family metalloprotease, whose translation is MTSRTHTPRYGWRLPAIGLASLGLLLGGCGPEAPEASQDDLTTTPESSAAAFEEWRAKHVVPTPEGHFLVEGDMRMLDLASIREYWESFTGNPGALSVWRPGGVESAWNRTDRWNITYCIRPGDFGADYNRLVEFMHRAASGWEAAANVRFVHVVAQDSATCNRSNNTVKYNVERNFSFTGLSAGMGFPTFSRPTRFLELGPTSTWTDAELIAVLTHEFGHALGFVHEHDTAAGCGMVTTGTYRPLTCYDGRGAMHYPSQPGWLDPARKLNFIAQWDVEGSQSLYEAPTQVLSTASGTVFARKRSTGDIYRRDALGWTVVGGPGQAFVAVGDTLYGQVPGRGPPVKFLGASWTTIGGPTGQIFPCAGTLCGTDPTSGNVVRYNAATNVWTTIGGPGSRFAATTSAVYGIGSWQDDYTARWSGSGASWSVVGGGASELIGGGTSMYRLTNTKDAIQRHDGGSTWTTIGGSGRSFVAVGSDVYGLRPDGSFIMKYNGTVWNSIHGPAAKIFSSNGYLLALNNDDTIERYNPATNTWTSLGKP
- a CDS encoding helix-turn-helix transcriptional regulator, which translates into the protein MSTQERLKGTVFASGTRTLYVGPLVATERHSHHAAQMVIAPEGVDLEDGAHQRLRVRAAVIPPHMPHGHGACEHGALLFLDGDDLSSRALARSADPRCETWERRSVDVEVPRSPTPAQAQALIVSVLSALDLCQPPGPRHPATRRMGAALDSSEPVDLASLALEAGLSPRQMRHAFARDFGLPMRAYVRWRRLRRAIAAVEEGASLSAAAVSAGFADSAHLTRVFREQFGMTPSQGLSSVSWRTLD
- a CDS encoding DinB family protein, whose translation is MSLSSTPLELLVTHSAWANRQLFSALRSVDAFESQPGADLILRALDHIHVVRCVFQAHLQGVSHGFAAPQRAVIPSFQELDLEFELMDRWYVETTASLRPEELERPRDVRFTDGKVVTMTAAAMLLHVVVHTTHHRGNVDAVMFQTGMPRRRDGVPEFLVSRASATRPS
- a CDS encoding DUF3060 domain-containing protein, with amino-acid sequence MRNSFKSKAFVVIACVLGSMTASAQDDDEAASVQVGKDGSVRVKAPGATIETRGGTARVRTGGGVDIEADGSAAHDDDRDESDTTSRRGGSLELVDSGRTVTHDCDDGGTVEIVGSSNKVTLMGACEAIEVTGSNNTVTAHTVRRIETTGSGNSVTWKYGAEKGKKPRISNTGSKNRISQAR
- a CDS encoding NAD(P)H-dependent oxidoreductase, which codes for MNVLIVYAHPEPRSLNGALKDLAVSHLTSLGHEVRVSDLYAMNWKATADAGDFLKHPEGERLAYARASKHAFAGGTQSADVVAEQEKLLWAQAVIFQFPMWWFSMPAILKGWVDRVFAYGFAYGVGAHGGERWGDRYGEGTLTGRRAMLSVTIGGRPPHYTDRGVNGALDDLLFPIQHGIIYYPGMEALPPFSLYMSDRLTPEQWPAVAADYKARLEGLFTDAPIPFRRQNGGHYDTQQVLKPGLAVGTAGTRIHLLQPGEPEQAPLPATGS